AATGAAAACCTCCAAGCTTTGCAATGGAAAAATGCTTCTTACCTTACTTGTCAAGGGCGTAGAGGGTTAAACTGGGAAATTGGTCTAAATaaatttattacaaataaattgaAATGAGGAAAAAATCATTGTATTAACACCCATGCATTTAATACAGTATTTTGCTTGCAAGCATAACACTCAGCCCAGTAAAGTGTGGAAACATGAGATGCACCAAATGACAAAGGCCTACTGTAAATAGAAATATATGACATcaacagattttcttttctttatgtttACAGACTATAAGATGATTGTGGATAGTTACTCTCCCACAGAGCAGCGATTCCCTAGAAAAGTCTCTTGGTGAACAAAGctattgttttttcttaaacaaAAGCTTTTTACATGATTGCCTTATCTTAggcaaattaaatccatagagAAATGGAGTCAGCATTGGTTGACAGATGAAAAGATAAATAGATAAAATTATACGGATTTGTACACGAGCAACTATAACGCTGGAATCAATAGACTGAAAAACTGAGCCAACAAACAGGTTTGACACAGAGACGATCTGAGGGACGCAAGTAGTCACggctttctgcttgttttctgtaGATGTTTTTCGACAAACTGCCAAAATCTTCACATAAGACATTGAAATGAGAGTGAATGGTATGAAAATGCTCACAAAGAGAAAGAATATATCAGATAAAAAGCTATGGACTGAAACGAAACATGAAAGTCTAAGTATTAATCTGTGGTTacaatacacattttcaataataGTTCCACAAAACTTCAAATTGAAGATAAATGAGAATGATAGTATTACACTAAGGAATGAATATATCCACACGAAGAGAATCATGAAAAACACTCTCTCTGTGTTCATAATGACATTATAGCGTAATGGATGACAGATTGAGATATATCTGTCATAGGCCATGGCTGCTAAACTGCAAAACTCAGCAGGCCCACTTATGTACATGGAAGACATGTGCAGAAAACACCACGGCAATGTCACTTCATGGCTGTCTGAAAACATCTGTAAGAGCAAAAGAGGATACAGCGATGTGCTGACGTTTATCTCGTTCACACATAAGTTACAAAGCAGTATATACATTGGTTCATGGAGCCTTTTGTCTACACGTATGACCACAATAAGGACTGTGTTGGCTACACATATAGAGAGGTACCAGAACAATATTATTACAAAGTACAGGTACTTTAACTCCCCAACATTTTCATAAGCAGCCAGCACAAATGACACTATCTCACTGGAGTTTTCCATTTTCTACACAATATCCCACAGTGAACAAgacaatttaataataatgttaTGGATGATCCTTTATTGATAATATTTTTATCAATAGTCTTTTAATATATAAGAACGAAAACCAGCTGAGCAAATTCTCTGTTATACTGTTTAAATACCGTATTACAAATAATTGTTACATCATTATGACACATGTCTTCTTAGAATGTGTGTCACTTCTAATAGAATGTGCACATCAGCAATTAACAAACAATTTTACAATATCCCATGGTAAAAATTATAGTTCAGTAATAATGTTAAGAATGATCCTTGTAGAGTATTTCAGGTTTCCTTTAATTCTattctttaaaaactgttttacaGATGGATGTTACCTCATTATCACATATTTTTGTCTCAGTCACCTATTAATAAATGAGCACATTAGTGATCAAAGAACAAACAGCAACCAGTTTTATACAACTTTAAAACCTAATTTTTCATCAGATGTAAACACATAACATTATACTCAACTGCTTCCCTCCAAGCTAAATGATACAAAAGCATGTGTTAATACTTATAGCTGCTGCAAAAAGGAGGAGAAATGAAGTGGGGTGGGGCTGAACTTGAGGATTAGGTTAGAGTTaatgaaattattttctttGACAAACATTTCTGACAGTTTTGTTTAAGAATTCTgcatcaaaaaataataaaaatcaagATACACATTTCATCAGGTACCACAACTTTTCAGAACTGTAGAGTAAGATAACCTTTGTGAAATTCAAATTTCCCCACAAAACGTTTGTTAAAGGTTTCAGAACTGAATTTAAATCTATTTGGGTAAAATATCAAACATAGTAATAAAACATTAAACGTAGTAATTTGAATTTCAGATTGATTTTATGAAGAATTCATTTTTGGCAGGATCAGtttcaacagttttttttagacccattcttttttctttttgtacacCCACTGGTACTCCTATAATTATGAGGTGGGAGTGTATgtttgatattgttttatgttctTCAAAAAGAAAACGGCATATTGTTCAATTTGTCTTATGTAAAAAtggatgcagaaaaaaaaaaattcaacagtTTTGTCATTGTTCGTGGGAGCAGCTGAGGGGTATTGTATTTGTCATTAGGATGGCtccttgcaaaaaaaaaaaaaaaaaaatttagttTTACTTACTCCCCTGTGATTGGTTTGATTGTTTTCACCCGTGTCTCATTCCTCTGGCTGTCTTCACTTTCTTGAACCCTATGTGTATAAATAGTCAATATAATGAACTATTTATACACATAGTCCATTTAATGGATTAGTTATACACTTCCAATTAAATTATGTCATACTGTCTGTCTACCTTCTCAATGTATTCCTAATTTTGCCTGGATTCCTGTaaaggatttgtttgtttttactttggaATTTATATTTGATCTAATTCGTGATTTCTTTCTGGGGGCATTCTGCTTTTGAGTTCTCATGGCTACACATGACCGTTGCAGTCATGGGTAAACTACTGAGAAAAGAATCAGTAAAATCAATAATGATATtgaaaatgtttgattaaaagcaaaagaaaaaaaacaaacccaaactcTTAATggccttaaaaaacaaaaaaggattgTTTTACTGGGTATTCTCCTGGGTGGAGCTGCCTGCATGGCACCTGAGCCCCATCTGCTGTCAGTTACAGGAGGACTATATAAGCCAGTGCTGCCTGCTACTCATTGCCAGTTCATTCTTCCACCTACTGTGGTAACTAGGCCTCATCTACGCTCCACTCTTCCCTCGCCCTTTATTTGTGTTTAACTGTACAGGTctccaccagtgttggtcaagttacttgaaaaaagtaatcagtaactaattactgattacttcccccaaaaaataatcctgttactttactgattacttattttcaaaagtaattaattacttagttacttagttagtttttaaaaacacaatttacaacctgaataggtgataaagcgatagatctttcagcccaattctactttttctgcataatccatcatacaaaatgtaatcaaatggaaaattctcttttaaaaacttgttttattaattttaatcttttaactttgtgCATCAAgcaaatatttaattatatgcaacattctctgactggaagaaatttgtttaacatttaaacctattttctgcacattccagcacataaaataaaatatttttttgtgtttacactcactctttcaaatagatgcaagtaaaacacagcagaaaataaataaaatcaaagactagcggtcctgttgctctattttcacctgtaaagcaggagtggggtaggcagaggtttgccctggtgcaggtgtgccgcagcggtcagttgaagaatccgcgagtttctctgtgaatttcacattacgtcgtagcgcactcggagcctgcttggaagtttagggatttttttccgctgtaaaaagaagttttcttcccacgctcatactctctcttctgcactcgatatattagccattgtcaaaggagcttggaaagaaaagcgtctggacttctt
This window of the Maylandia zebra isolate NMK-2024a linkage group LG16, Mzebra_GT3a, whole genome shotgun sequence genome carries:
- the LOC143412904 gene encoding olfactory receptor 10A6-like, with the protein product MENSSEIVSFVLAAYENVGELKYLYFVIILFWYLSICVANTVLIVVIRVDKRLHEPMYILLCNLCVNEINVSTSLYPLLLLQMFSDSHEVTLPWCFLHMSSMYISGPAEFCSLAAMAYDRYISICHPLRYNVIMNTERVFFMILFVWIYSFLSVILSFSFIFNLKFCGTIIENVYCNHRLILRLSCFVSVHSFLSDIFFLFVSIFIPFTLISMSYVKILAVCRKTSTENKQKAVTTCVPQIVSVSNLFVGSVFQSIDSSVIVARVQIRIILSIYLFICQPMLTPFLYGFNLPKIRQSCKKLLFKKKQ